In the genome of Pseudomonas putida, one region contains:
- the oprI gene encoding outer membrane lipoprotei OprI — protein sequence MNNVLKFSALALAAVLATGCSSVSKETEARLTATEDAAARAQARADEAYRKADDALAAAQKAQQTADEANERALRMLDKASRK from the coding sequence ATGAACAACGTTCTGAAATTCTCTGCTCTGGCTCTGGCCGCAGTTCTGGCTACCGGTTGCAGCAGCGTATCCAAAGAAACCGAAGCTCGTCTGACTGCGACTGAAGACGCAGCAGCTCGCGCTCAAGCTCGTGCTGATGAAGCCTACCGTAAGGCTGATGACGCTCTGGCTGCCGCTCAGAAGGCTCAGCAGACCGCTGACGAAGCCAACGAGCGCGCTCTGCGCATGCTGGACAAAGCCAGCCGCAAGTAA
- a CDS encoding L,D-transpeptidase family protein, protein MLPRLPAVTRSLSLAALLVAGPTVALELPLPPAGEDIVGQVQVIKAKYEDTFADIGTANDLGYLEMIAANPGVDPWLPGAGTEIILPTRYILPPGPREGIVINLAEYRLYYFPKGQNVVHTFPLGIGREGWGSPIANTKITAKTPNPTWTPPASIRAEHAADGDILPAVVPAGPDNPLGPFKFTLGVPGYLIHGSNKKFGIGMRTSHGCFRMLNNNVLELSKMVPVGTPVRIINEPYKFGISGGKVYLEAHTPLDDHGNPSVVDKHTAVINALLKREDLANNLRMNWDMVRDVVAAEDGMPVEIAVPVNGGTAPMVSSIPPELQ, encoded by the coding sequence ATGTTGCCGCGCCTTCCCGCCGTCACCCGTAGCTTGTCCCTGGCCGCCCTGTTGGTCGCCGGTCCAACCGTTGCGCTGGAATTGCCGTTGCCACCTGCCGGTGAAGATATCGTCGGCCAGGTCCAGGTGATCAAGGCCAAGTACGAAGACACCTTTGCCGACATCGGCACCGCCAATGACCTGGGTTATCTCGAAATGATCGCCGCCAACCCAGGCGTGGACCCTTGGCTGCCAGGCGCAGGCACCGAGATCATCCTGCCGACCCGCTACATTCTGCCACCAGGCCCGCGCGAAGGGATCGTCATCAACCTGGCCGAATACCGCTTGTACTACTTCCCGAAAGGGCAGAATGTGGTGCATACCTTCCCACTGGGTATCGGTCGCGAAGGATGGGGTTCGCCCATCGCCAACACCAAGATCACAGCCAAGACCCCTAATCCGACCTGGACGCCACCCGCCTCGATCCGTGCTGAGCACGCTGCCGACGGTGACATCCTGCCTGCAGTGGTGCCGGCAGGTCCGGACAACCCGCTGGGGCCGTTCAAGTTCACCCTGGGTGTGCCGGGTTACCTGATCCATGGTTCGAACAAGAAGTTCGGCATTGGCATGCGTACCAGCCACGGCTGCTTCCGCATGCTCAACAACAACGTGCTGGAACTTTCCAAGATGGTACCGGTGGGTACGCCAGTGCGAATCATCAACGAGCCTTACAAGTTCGGCATCAGTGGCGGTAAGGTCTATCTCGAGGCGCACACGCCGCTCGATGATCACGGCAATCCGTCGGTGGTGGATAAACACACCGCAGTCATCAATGCCTTGCTCAAGCGTGAAGACCTGGCCAACAACTTGCGCATGAACTGGGACATGGTGCGCGACGTGGTGGCTGCCGAAGATGGCATGCCGGTGGAAATCGCTGTACCCGTCAATGGTGGGACAGCACCGATGGTTTCGAGCATTCCGCCGGAGCTGCAGTAA